One genomic segment of Sanyastnella coralliicola includes these proteins:
- a CDS encoding DUF2834 domain-containing protein — MRYLYLVLAIIGIILPYSEMIPFMIENDNDLWLLFEEQFQRRSSRFFAYDLFLAGTVASIFIIYDGRRNQVKNYWLAFAGIFMVGVCFGLPLYLFFKESARSD; from the coding sequence ATGAGGTACCTATACTTAGTTCTTGCCATTATTGGGATCATTCTTCCTTATTCAGAGATGATTCCATTCATGATTGAAAATGACAACGACTTATGGCTCTTGTTCGAAGAACAATTCCAACGACGTAGCAGTCGGTTCTTCGCTTATGACTTGTTCCTAGCAGGAACAGTAGCGAGTATATTCATCATATACGACGGAAGGCGAAACCAAGTAAAGAATTACTGGCTCGCCTTCGCTGGTATTTTTATGGTCGGAGTCTGTTTTGGACTCCCCCTCTATTTATTCTTCAAAGAATCTGCTCGTTCAGACTAA